Proteins from one Penaeus vannamei isolate JL-2024 chromosome 8, ASM4276789v1, whole genome shotgun sequence genomic window:
- the LOC138862365 gene encoding uncharacterized protein, protein MTAATGTTPPVTDLPVALMTAATGTTPPVTDLPVALMTAATGTAASRYRFGTAPPVTDLPVALMTAATGTAPPVTDLPVALMTAATGTAPPSYRFTCCTDDGCNRNGTFSRYRFTCCADEGCNRNDTSVTDLPVALDDLAAAGTASSVTDLPVALMTAATGTAPPVTDLPVALMTAATGTTPPVTDLPVALMTAATGTAPPVTDLPVALMTAATGTAPPVTDLPVALMTAATGTAPPVTELPVALMTAATGTAPASSCQHARWADLHLHGPLVGIG, encoded by the exons ATGACGGCTGCAACAGGAACGACACCTCCCGTTACCGATTTACCTGTTGCGCTGATGACGGCTGCAACAGGAACGACACCTCCCGTTACCGATTTACCTGTTGCGCTGATGACGGCTGCAACAGGAACGGCTGCCTCCCGTTACCGATTTG GAACGGCACCTCCCGTTACCGATTTACCTGTTGCACTGATGACGGCTGCAACAGGAACAGCACCTCCCGTTACCGATTTACCTGTTGCACTGATGACGGCTGCAACAGGAACGGCACCTCCCAGTTACCGATTTACCTGTTGCACTGATGACGGCTGCAACAGGAACGGCACCTTCTCCCGTTACCGATTTACCTGTTGCGCTGATGAGGGCTGCAACAGGAACGACACCTCCGTTACCGATTTACCTGTTGCACTTGATGATTTGGCTGCAGCAGGAACGGCTTCTTCTGTTACCGATTTACCTGTTGCACTGATGACGGCTGCAACAGGAACGGCACCTCCCGTTACCGATTTACCTGTTGCACTGATGACGGCTGCAACAGGAACGACACCTCCCGTTACCGATTTACCTGTTGCGCTGATGACGGCTGCAACAGGAACGGCACCTCCCGTTACCGATTTACCTGTTGCACTGATGACGGCTGCAACAGGAACGGCACCTCCCGTTACCGATTTACCTGTTGCACTGATGACGGCTGCAACAGGAACGGCACCTCCCGTTACCGAATTACCTGTTGCTCTGATGACGGCTGCAACAGGAACGGCACCAGCATCCTCTTGTCAACATGCAAGATGGGCGGACTTGCATTTGCACGGACCTTTGGTGGGTATCGGGTAg
- the LOC138862366 gene encoding calphotin-like encodes MTAATGTAPPVTDLPVALMTAATGTVTSRADLPVALMTAATGTAPPVTDLPVALMTAATGTAPPVTDLPVALMTAATGTAPPVTDLPVALMRAATGTTSPVTDLPVALMTAATGTAPPVTDLPVALMTAATGTAPPVTDLPVALDDGCNRNGTSPVTDLPVALMTAATGTAPPVTDLPVALMTAATGTAPPVTDLPVALMTAATGTAPPVTDLPVALMTAATGTAPPVTDLPVALMTAATGTTPPVTDLPVALMTAATGTAPPVTDLPVAPERRGCNRNGTSRYRFTCCTG; translated from the coding sequence ATGACGGCTGCAACAGGAACGGCACCTCCCGTTACCGATTTACCTGTTGCACTGATGACGGCTGCAACAGGAACGGTAACTTCCCGTGCCGATTTACCTGTTGCGCTGATGACGGCTGCAACAGGAACGGCACCTCCCGTTACCGATTTACCTGTTGCACTGATGACGGCTGCAACAGGAACGGCACCTCCCGTTACCGATTTACCTGTTGCGCTGATGACGGCTGCAACAGGAACGGCACCTCCCGTTACCGATTTACCTGTTGCACTGATGAGGGCTGCAACAGGAACGACATCTCCCGTTACCGATTTACCTGTTGCACTGATGACGGCTGCAACAGGAACGGCACCTCCCGTTACCGATTTACCTGTTGCACTGATGACGGCTGCAACAGGAACGGCACCTCCCGTTACCGATTTACCTGTTGCTCTTGATGACGGCTGCAACAGGAACGGCACCTCCCCAGTTACCGATTTACCTGTTGCACTGATGACGGCTGCAACAGGAACGGCACCTCCCGTTACCGATTTACCTGTTGCACTGATGACGGCTGCAACAGGAACGGCACCTCCCGTTACCGATTTACCTGTTGCACTGATGACGGCTGCAACAGGAACGGCACCTCCCGTTACCGATTTACCTGTTGCACTGATGACGGCTGCAACAGGAACGGCACCTCCCGTTACCGATTTACCTGTTGCGCTGATGACGGCTGCAACAGGAACGACACCTCCCGTTACCGATTTACCTGTTGCACTGATGACGGCTGCAACAGGAACGGCACCTCCCGTTACCGATTTACCTGTTGCACCTGAGCGACGCGGCTGCAACAGGAACGGCACCTCCCGTTACCGATTTACCTGTTGCACTGGATGA